The Pecten maximus chromosome 11, xPecMax1.1, whole genome shotgun sequence genome has a segment encoding these proteins:
- the LOC117337924 gene encoding uncharacterized protein LOC117337924 isoform X1 codes for MSMCDGRNDCRDGRDEARCVVESIDPNALPMSLVLGIIAGIIFLLSIIGLVVLFIIWQRNRRRNHSNSGNEPLKLESNYTEVTSHQICMHHDNHPLMPNKDSVHPLISQEEALAFSKIGNGNLQPIMRRSMLLYQPFEQKSSYNMFSSLDIDFGEELLCTSTPKQGKRGQLRPIITLDTSPIKDSSKGDLSKALNLSMFASIT; via the exons ATGTCCATGTGTGACGGACGGAATGACTGCCGTGACGGACGAGACGAAGCCAGATGTGTCG TGGAGAGTATAGACCCTAACGCCCTACCAATGTCCCTGGTCCTCGGAATCATCGCTGGCATCATTTTTCTCCTCAGTATCATCGGTCTCGTCGTCTTGTTTATAATTTGGCAACGAAATCGGCGACGCAATCATTCAAACTCCG gcAATGAACCATTGAAGCTAGAATCCAATTACACAGAAGTGACGTCACATCAAATATGCATGCACCATGACAACCACCCCTTAATGCCAAATAAGGATAGTGTCCATCCTCTTATTAGCCAGGAAGAGGCTCTCGCTTTCTCCAAAATCGGAAACGGAAACCTTCAACCGATCATGCGCAGAAGCATGCTTTTATATCAACCTTTCGAACAGAAGAGTAGTTACAACATGTTTTCGTCACTAGATATAGACTTTGGAGAGGAACTTCTGTGTACCTCGACCCCTAAACAGGGCAAAAGGGGACAACTTCGACCAATCATAACGCTCGACACATCGCCAATAAAGGACTCTTCGAAAGGAGACTTATCAAAAGCTCTGAATCTCTCCATGTTCGCTTCTATAACGTGA
- the LOC117337924 gene encoding uncharacterized protein LOC117337924 isoform X2 produces MSLVLGIIAGIIFLLSIIGLVVLFIIWQRNRRRNHSNSGNEPLKLESNYTEVTSHQICMHHDNHPLMPNKDSVHPLISQEEALAFSKIGNGNLQPIMRRSMLLYQPFEQKSSYNMFSSLDIDFGEELLCTSTPKQGKRGQLRPIITLDTSPIKDSSKGDLSKALNLSMFASIT; encoded by the exons ATGTCCCTGGTCCTCGGAATCATCGCTGGCATCATTTTTCTCCTCAGTATCATCGGTCTCGTCGTCTTGTTTATAATTTGGCAACGAAATCGGCGACGCAATCATTCAAACTCCG gcAATGAACCATTGAAGCTAGAATCCAATTACACAGAAGTGACGTCACATCAAATATGCATGCACCATGACAACCACCCCTTAATGCCAAATAAGGATAGTGTCCATCCTCTTATTAGCCAGGAAGAGGCTCTCGCTTTCTCCAAAATCGGAAACGGAAACCTTCAACCGATCATGCGCAGAAGCATGCTTTTATATCAACCTTTCGAACAGAAGAGTAGTTACAACATGTTTTCGTCACTAGATATAGACTTTGGAGAGGAACTTCTGTGTACCTCGACCCCTAAACAGGGCAAAAGGGGACAACTTCGACCAATCATAACGCTCGACACATCGCCAATAAAGGACTCTTCGAAAGGAGACTTATCAAAAGCTCTGAATCTCTCCATGTTCGCTTCTATAACGTGA